The DNA sequence ATGAAAAAATCATTGTAATGTTATTTTCACACTGCTTTTTCATTCTTTAGAATAAGCCCTTGACCAACCCCATGCATTTACTTCTGAGCCACGTTTAAATACCCTTTCCCTGTAAATATCAGCTACTTTATCCCCGTCGCCAGCCAAAAGAGCTTTTGTTGAACACATCCCTGCACATAAAGGAACTTTACCTTCGGCTATTCTATTTTGACCGTATAGTTTCATTTCTCTATCGCTAAAATTTTCATCTGGACCTCCAGCGCAGAACGTGCATTTATCCATAACACCCCTTGCTCCAAAACTGTTTCCTTCAGGAAATTGAGGTGCACCAAAGGGGCAAGCAAAAAAACAATAACCACAGCCAATACATATATCTTTGTTTACAAGAACTATCCCATCATCTCTCTGATAGAGGGCATCAACTGGGCAAACTGCTATGCACGGAGCATCTGAGCAATGCATGCATGCAACAGAAATACTTTTTTCTCCCGGTTTACCTTCATTTATAGTAATAACTCTGCGCCTACTAATACCAACAGGAACGTTATGTCCTTCTTTACATGCTATCGAGCAGCCACCACAATCTATACACCTTTCTACGTCACATAAAAATCTCATACGTGCCATAATTTCCTCCTAAAGCTACGCTTTAATGATTTTACAGAGACCTGTTTTAGTCTCTTGCATCTGGGTTATAATATCATAACCGTAATTAGTTGCCACATTAGCAGCTTCGCCAAGAGCATATGGTTTAGTTCCTTCGGGATA is a window from the Deferribacterota bacterium genome containing:
- the fdh3B gene encoding formate dehydrogenase FDH3 subunit beta; translation: MARMRFLCDVERCIDCGGCSIACKEGHNVPVGISRRRVITINEGKPGEKSISVACMHCSDAPCIAVCPVDALYQRDDGIVLVNKDICIGCGYCFFACPFGAPQFPEGNSFGARGVMDKCTFCAGGPDENFSDREMKLYGQNRIAEGKVPLCAGMCSTKALLAGDGDKVADIYRERVFKRGSEVNAWGWSRAYSKE